The genomic DNA AATCTTTAGGTGCTTCTCAGTCAGAAATAGGTCTATTATTTGCAAGTTATGCGATTGCATTGTTTGTCGCAACACCACTATTCGGAGCGTTAGCAGACAGAATAGGAAGGAAGAAGCTTATTGAACTGCCCCCTGTCAAGTAGACAGTGGAAATAATAAAAATGATTTAAACGGCTTTAGCTCTATATTCTATAGGGCTAAG from Bacillus solimangrovi includes the following:
- a CDS encoding MFS transporter, which translates into the protein MKTPKKIVVFVIMLAIFTDMLMYGLVVPFLPIHAESLGASQSEIGLLFASYAIALFVATPLFGALADRIGRKKLIELPPVK